In Nicotiana tabacum cultivar K326 chromosome 2, ASM71507v2, whole genome shotgun sequence, the following proteins share a genomic window:
- the LOC107787197 gene encoding uncharacterized protein LOC107787197, whose translation MGESNEELEPLFDYRRVQPFNTPFNLVCLDDDSPDSSPVISKKRKVNDSAVEKKEDKMEVVQIIDGEEEDWLPPSPNISAHTSNLVEDSTIKEIRLKKKELESIAHSAKNEFRDVEESVKRDLCASLRSIQDSVAEPPSKPPTKRAKIVISIRDEDGAKQFRVYMDDKFERLFKSYADKVKLDLKNLVFCFDGDKINPTATPSSLGMEDDDIIEVHVKPSC comes from the exons ATG GGGGAATCCAATGAAGAACTGGAACCGCTTTTTGATTACAGACGTGTTCAGCCCTTCAATACTCCCTTCAATCTTGTCTGCCTTGACG ATGACAGTCCAGACTCGTCTCCAGTAATCTCAAAGAAACGGAAAGTGAACGATTCTGCT GTcgaaaagaaagaagacaagaTGGAAGTTGTTCAAATAATTGACGGTGAAGAGGAGGATTGGCTGCCACCTTCCCCAAACATTTCTGCTCATACTAGTAACCTTGTTGAAGATTCAACTATAAAGGAAATTAG GTTGAAAAAGAAAGAGCTGGAATCCATTGCCCACTCAGCTAAGAatgagttccgagatgttgaaGAATCTGTAAAAAGAGATCTTTGTGCTTCCCTCCGTTCTATTCAAGATAGTGTTGCTGAGCCGCCATCAAAACCCCCAACTAAAAGAGCTAAAATAGTCATTTCTATCCGGGACGAGGATGGAGCAAAACAATTTCGAGTTTACATG GATGATAAATTTGAGAGGCTGTTCAAATCGTATGCTGATAAAGTCAAGCTTGATCTGAAAAATTTGGTTTTCTGCTTTGATGGGGATAAAATTAATCCTACTGCAACTCCCAGTAGCCTTGGGATGGAGGATGATGACATCATTGAAGTGCATGTAAAACCAAGTTGTTGA